A region from the Curtobacterium sp. MCBA15_012 genome encodes:
- a CDS encoding TraR/DksA family transcriptional regulator, whose protein sequence is MDDPRAALTAERQRNERLLADVERSMQDVSDARLDANSDDEHDPEGATLAWERGSLGAVRDAARERVRLVDAALARLDAGTWGRCAVGGEPIPEARLAAVPWAATCVAHA, encoded by the coding sequence ATGGACGATCCCCGCGCAGCCCTCACCGCCGAGCGGCAGCGGAACGAGCGCCTGCTGGCCGACGTCGAGCGGAGCATGCAGGACGTCAGCGACGCCCGGCTCGACGCGAACAGCGACGACGAGCACGACCCCGAGGGTGCGACCCTCGCGTGGGAGCGCGGCTCGCTCGGCGCGGTGCGGGACGCCGCCCGCGAGCGGGTCCGCCTAGTGGACGCCGCGCTCGCGCGGCTCGACGCCGGCACGTGGGGGCGGTGCGCCGTCGGCGGTGAGCCGATCCCGGAGGCCCGGCTGGCGGCGGTCCCGTGGGCGGCGACCTGCGTCGCGCACGCCTGA
- a CDS encoding helix-turn-helix transcriptional regulator, whose product MPAAPVDSVAPERLPQPTAAEMELPVVLDALSDPIRLAILHRYLVDAAGGVRSCGWVGVDRPKSTLTHHFRVLREAGLLEQHQEGLVRSSRVRVDDVQQRFPGLLDLVVDWTVPAALMRAEVPA is encoded by the coding sequence ATGCCCGCCGCGCCCGTGGACTCCGTCGCCCCAGAACGTCTGCCGCAGCCGACCGCGGCCGAGATGGAGCTGCCCGTCGTGCTCGACGCGCTGAGCGACCCGATCCGGCTCGCGATCCTGCACCGCTACCTGGTGGACGCGGCCGGCGGGGTGCGCAGCTGCGGGTGGGTCGGCGTCGACCGACCGAAGTCCACGCTGACACACCACTTCCGCGTGCTGCGCGAGGCCGGGCTGCTCGAGCAGCACCAGGAGGGACTCGTGCGGTCGAGCCGCGTGCGGGTCGACGACGTGCAGCAGCGCTTCCCCGGCCTGCTCGACCTCGTCGTCGACTGGACCGTGCCCGCCGCTCTGATGCGGGCGGAGGTCCCGGCGTGA
- a CDS encoding DUF1349 domain-containing protein, which produces MTQGLRALLAAGAWTHEPAGVDPEGTVLRVTAVEGSDAWRTTSYGFVHDSEHALVRPTDGPFSVEVSFVLDFTEQFDQAGVFLRVDDGHWVKAGVEFADGQPQVGAVVTRGVSDWSVAPVPSWAGRTVTVRASREGDAVTVRAWAEGEEPRLVRVAPLDPDAAVSAGLFCAAPTRSGLTVTFTDCRFGGPDAALH; this is translated from the coding sequence GTGACGCAGGGGCTCCGGGCCCTGCTCGCCGCCGGGGCGTGGACGCACGAGCCCGCCGGGGTCGACCCCGAGGGCACCGTCCTGCGGGTCACCGCGGTCGAGGGCAGCGACGCGTGGCGGACGACCTCGTACGGGTTCGTGCACGACTCCGAGCACGCCCTCGTGCGGCCGACGGACGGGCCGTTCTCGGTGGAGGTGTCGTTCGTCCTCGACTTCACGGAGCAGTTCGACCAGGCCGGGGTGTTCCTGCGGGTCGACGACGGGCACTGGGTGAAGGCAGGCGTGGAGTTCGCGGACGGGCAGCCGCAGGTGGGTGCCGTCGTCACGCGCGGGGTGTCCGACTGGTCGGTCGCGCCGGTGCCGTCGTGGGCCGGGCGGACGGTCACCGTGCGCGCGAGCCGGGAGGGGGACGCGGTCACCGTCCGGGCCTGGGCGGAGGGCGAGGAGCCCCGGCTCGTGCGGGTCGCGCCGCTCGACCCGGACGCAGCGGTGTCGGCGGGGCTGTTCTGTGCGGCACCGACCAGGAGCGGGCTGACCGTGACGTTCACGGACTGCCGGTTCGGTGGCCCGGACGCGGCGCTGCACTGA
- a CDS encoding MFS transporter, with translation MQPARGVAGFWILAAMLFVAMASSSVPSPIYPVYAAEWDLTPLMLTGVFAIYVAGLLVTMLVAGRLSDHVGRKPVLVAGGLLLVVSLVLFTGADGFAALVVDRIVQGVAVGLLIGALGAALIDNSLERFPSLAGVLNGAVPPFALATGAVSSGALVEWGPAPEQLVYVLFGALLLLLVAALAVVPERVTRRPGALRSLRPTVSVPRASRALFRGVAGALVASWALGGLFLSLVPSALGAVFGIHDHFAAGALIAVVTGVGGLTGLAIQRLDTRRSLFLGLVALIVGPVVTVSFVFAHSLPGLVVGSAIAGVGFGAGFQAPLRMLLATAAPTHRAGLLSSVYVVSYLAFGVPAVVAGLLEPTFGFVPVLAGYGAFIVLAATIALVLQGTSRGSAAVEERAAEAVERTATGSVRTAE, from the coding sequence ATGCAGCCAGCACGCGGAGTCGCGGGGTTCTGGATCCTCGCCGCCATGCTCTTCGTGGCGATGGCCTCGTCCTCGGTCCCGTCGCCGATCTACCCCGTCTACGCCGCCGAGTGGGACCTCACCCCGCTCATGCTCACGGGCGTGTTCGCGATCTACGTCGCCGGACTCCTGGTCACCATGCTCGTCGCCGGTCGACTGTCGGACCACGTCGGTCGCAAGCCCGTGCTCGTCGCCGGCGGGCTGCTGCTCGTCGTGTCGCTCGTGCTGTTCACCGGCGCCGACGGCTTCGCGGCACTCGTGGTCGACCGGATCGTGCAGGGCGTCGCGGTCGGACTCCTCATCGGCGCCCTCGGCGCGGCACTCATCGACAACTCGCTCGAGCGCTTCCCGTCGCTCGCCGGTGTCCTGAACGGTGCGGTCCCGCCCTTCGCCCTGGCGACCGGAGCCGTGTCGAGCGGCGCCCTGGTCGAGTGGGGCCCGGCGCCGGAGCAGCTCGTCTACGTGCTCTTCGGTGCGCTCCTGCTGCTGCTCGTCGCCGCCCTGGCCGTCGTGCCCGAGCGGGTCACCCGCCGCCCGGGCGCGCTCCGCTCCCTCCGCCCGACCGTGTCCGTGCCCCGGGCGTCGCGAGCACTGTTCCGCGGCGTCGCCGGTGCCCTCGTCGCGAGCTGGGCGCTGGGCGGGCTGTTCCTGTCGCTCGTGCCGTCGGCGCTCGGCGCGGTGTTCGGCATCCACGACCACTTCGCGGCCGGGGCCCTCATCGCGGTCGTCACCGGCGTCGGCGGGCTGACCGGGCTCGCCATCCAGCGCCTCGACACGCGTCGGAGCCTGTTCCTCGGTCTCGTCGCGCTCATCGTCGGCCCGGTGGTCACCGTGTCGTTCGTGTTCGCGCACTCGCTGCCCGGACTCGTGGTCGGGAGCGCGATCGCGGGGGTCGGCTTCGGCGCCGGGTTCCAGGCACCGCTGCGGATGCTGCTCGCGACCGCCGCCCCCACGCACCGCGCCGGACTGCTGTCGTCGGTCTACGTCGTCAGCTACCTGGCGTTCGGTGTGCCGGCCGTCGTCGCGGGTCTCCTCGAGCCGACGTTCGGCTTCGTGCCCGTGCTCGCCGGGTACGGCGCGTTCATCGTCCTCGCGGCGACGATCGCCCTCGTGCTGCAGGGAACGTCGCGCGGTTCTGCAGCGGTCGAGGAGCGCGCCGCCGAGGCCGTCGAGCGCACGGCGACGGGCTCCGTCCGGACCGCCGAGTAG
- a CDS encoding NAD(P)-dependent oxidoreductase, translating to MTRVVVTGGSGKLGRAVVRDLDEHGYDVVLLDRVPSPDKPERVPFVRVDLSDYGQVLGALTGIDDRYDAVDAVVHLAAVPAPGQVPDVALITNNVTASINVFHAARVARIKNVVWASSETLLGIPMGEHHPPYLPVDEEFAVRPQSSYSLGKAVEEEMARHFTRWDPELKMIGLRFSNVMDETDYPAFPWDASPEAKTFNLWSYIDSRDGAQAVRKSLEADLTGFEAFVIASPDTVMDTPTIELVERFVPDIERRADIDGVSSLLSIEKARELLGYAPEHSWRDHRTH from the coding sequence ACGCGTGTTGTGGTGACCGGAGGCAGCGGCAAGCTCGGACGGGCGGTCGTCCGCGACCTCGACGAGCACGGGTACGACGTGGTCCTGCTCGACCGGGTCCCCTCCCCCGACAAGCCCGAGCGGGTGCCGTTCGTCCGCGTCGACCTGAGCGATTACGGCCAGGTGCTCGGCGCACTGACCGGCATCGACGACCGCTACGACGCCGTCGACGCCGTGGTGCACCTCGCGGCCGTGCCCGCCCCGGGCCAGGTGCCCGACGTGGCGTTGATCACGAACAACGTCACGGCGTCGATCAACGTCTTCCACGCGGCCCGTGTCGCCCGGATCAAGAACGTCGTGTGGGCGTCGAGCGAGACCCTGCTCGGCATCCCGATGGGCGAGCACCACCCGCCGTACCTGCCCGTCGACGAGGAGTTCGCGGTGCGCCCGCAGTCCTCGTACTCGCTCGGCAAGGCCGTCGAGGAGGAGATGGCCCGCCACTTCACGCGCTGGGACCCGGAGCTGAAGATGATCGGTCTGCGGTTCTCGAACGTCATGGACGAGACCGACTACCCGGCCTTCCCGTGGGACGCCTCCCCCGAGGCGAAGACCTTCAACCTGTGGTCGTACATCGACTCGCGCGACGGCGCCCAGGCCGTGCGGAAGTCGCTCGAGGCCGACCTCACCGGCTTCGAGGCCTTCGTCATCGCGAGCCCGGACACCGTCATGGACACCCCGACGATCGAGCTCGTCGAGCGCTTCGTGCCGGACATCGAGCGTCGCGCCGACATCGACGGCGTCAGCTCGCTGCTCTCGATCGAGAAGGCTCGCGAGCTCCTCGGCTACGCACCCGAGCACAGCTGGCGCGACCACCGCACGCACTGA
- a CDS encoding LLM class flavin-dependent oxidoreductase: MTKIGFLSFGHWRDVPGSRVRSGREALVQAIDLAVAAEEAGVDGAYFRVHHFAPQQAAPFPLLAAVAARTSRIEIGTGVIDMRYENPLYMAEEAAATDLISGGRLQLGVSRGSPETALAGYQQFGYVPDADDPNGGDMARAHTDVFRRAIAGEPMANANPQMTGSVGSLPVSPLSDDLPDRIWWGAGTRATAEWTAEQGMNLMSSTLLTEDTGVPFDQLQAEQIARFRSTWADMGWGREPRVSVSRSIIPITDDESRHSFGVRAQVEGQDQVGHLDGGLARFGRSYIGEPEQLVAELAADEAVRAADTVLVTVPNQLGVDFNARLLAATKAVMDEVDAAVVHV, encoded by the coding sequence ATGACCAAGATCGGGTTCCTGTCCTTCGGACACTGGCGCGACGTGCCGGGCTCCCGCGTGCGCAGCGGCCGCGAGGCCCTCGTGCAGGCGATCGACCTCGCCGTCGCCGCGGAGGAGGCGGGCGTCGACGGGGCGTACTTCCGCGTGCACCACTTCGCACCGCAGCAGGCCGCACCGTTCCCGCTCCTCGCCGCGGTCGCTGCCCGGACCAGCCGCATCGAGATCGGCACGGGCGTGATCGACATGCGCTACGAGAACCCGCTGTACATGGCCGAGGAGGCCGCGGCCACCGACCTCATCTCGGGCGGCCGGCTGCAGCTCGGTGTGAGCCGGGGGTCACCCGAGACCGCCCTCGCCGGGTACCAGCAGTTCGGCTACGTCCCCGACGCGGACGACCCGAACGGCGGCGACATGGCCCGTGCGCACACCGACGTCTTCCGCCGCGCGATCGCCGGCGAGCCGATGGCGAACGCGAACCCGCAGATGACCGGCTCCGTCGGCTCGCTGCCCGTCTCGCCGCTGTCCGACGACCTGCCCGACCGGATCTGGTGGGGTGCCGGTACCCGTGCCACCGCGGAGTGGACCGCCGAGCAGGGCATGAACCTCATGTCCTCGACCCTGCTCACCGAGGACACCGGCGTGCCGTTCGACCAGCTCCAGGCCGAGCAGATCGCCCGCTTCCGCAGCACCTGGGCGGACATGGGCTGGGGCCGAGAGCCCCGGGTCTCGGTCTCGCGGAGCATCATCCCGATCACCGACGACGAGTCGCGGCACTCCTTCGGCGTCCGCGCGCAGGTCGAGGGGCAGGACCAGGTCGGACACCTCGACGGTGGGCTCGCCCGGTTCGGCCGCTCGTACATCGGCGAGCCCGAGCAGCTCGTGGCGGAGCTCGCCGCCGACGAGGCCGTCCGCGCCGCCGACACCGTGCTCGTCACCGTGCCGAACCAGCTCGGCGTCGACTTCAACGCCCGACTGCTCGCGGCGACGAAGGCCGTGATGGACGAGGTCGACGCGGCCGTCGTGCACGTCTGA
- a CDS encoding class I SAM-dependent methyltransferase, whose translation MLPTVRTHPAVVTALAADLDAAGFTVDRVDALWGSEAAASLHRGSRVAALRALAAREPSALATLATLFVLGLPVPRSDAERAFPTAGLDGVLAAGLLRRDDDSDDAGVPDAGHERVRPTVDLRPYAFVDDLGAGSWWIVSDLGELALGTALGEEHVLGIGGASTTLSGLQVPVPVRRVLDLGTGCGIQALHARRFADEVVATDISQRALDIARFNAALNGVDGIDLRLGSLFEPVAGERFDRIVSNPPFVITPRRDGVPAYEYRDGGMVGDALVETVLRGLADHLEPGGTAQLLGNWEYRWGDDGLERVRSWFADTDLDVWVVEREREDPPAYAETWIRDGGTKPGTPESDALVDAWLDDFATRRVTGVGFGYVVVRRPTGGPARLRRFERVPEALGTNPAGLGATVARVLDAAAWLGAHDDAALASAHLRVAGDVTEERHYWPGNDDPTVITLVQGGGFGRRVDADTALAAFVGACDGELSVAAIVAAIAQITGVDGDALSADLLPRVRDLVLDGLLLAPTS comes from the coding sequence GTGCTCCCGACCGTCCGCACCCACCCCGCCGTGGTCACCGCGCTCGCCGCGGACCTCGACGCCGCCGGCTTCACGGTCGACCGGGTCGACGCACTGTGGGGGAGCGAGGCGGCCGCGTCGCTGCACCGCGGCTCGCGGGTCGCCGCGCTCCGGGCCCTCGCCGCACGGGAGCCGTCGGCCCTGGCGACCCTCGCGACGCTGTTCGTGCTCGGCCTGCCCGTCCCGCGGTCCGACGCCGAGCGGGCCTTCCCGACCGCCGGACTCGACGGCGTGCTCGCCGCCGGGCTGCTGCGGCGCGACGACGACTCCGACGACGCGGGCGTCCCGGACGCCGGGCACGAGCGGGTGCGTCCGACCGTGGACCTGCGGCCCTACGCGTTCGTCGACGACCTCGGTGCCGGCAGCTGGTGGATCGTCTCCGACCTCGGGGAGCTCGCGCTCGGCACGGCCCTCGGCGAGGAGCACGTGCTCGGCATCGGCGGTGCCTCGACGACGCTGTCCGGTCTGCAGGTGCCCGTGCCCGTGCGGCGGGTGCTCGACCTCGGCACCGGGTGCGGGATCCAGGCGCTGCACGCCCGACGGTTCGCCGACGAGGTCGTGGCCACCGACATCTCGCAGCGGGCCCTCGACATCGCCCGGTTCAACGCGGCGCTCAACGGCGTCGACGGCATCGACCTGCGGCTCGGCTCCCTGTTCGAGCCGGTCGCCGGGGAACGCTTCGACCGCATCGTGTCGAACCCGCCGTTCGTGATCACCCCGCGCCGCGACGGTGTCCCGGCCTACGAGTACCGCGACGGCGGCATGGTCGGCGACGCCCTGGTCGAGACGGTGCTGCGCGGCCTGGCGGACCACCTGGAACCCGGTGGGACCGCGCAGCTGCTCGGCAACTGGGAGTACCGCTGGGGCGACGACGGGCTCGAGCGGGTGCGGTCGTGGTTCGCGGACACCGACCTCGACGTGTGGGTCGTGGAACGCGAGCGCGAGGACCCGCCCGCCTACGCCGAGACCTGGATCCGGGACGGTGGCACCAAGCCCGGCACGCCCGAGTCCGACGCCCTGGTCGACGCCTGGCTCGACGACTTCGCGACGCGGCGGGTCACCGGGGTCGGCTTCGGCTACGTCGTGGTGCGGCGACCGACGGGAGGCCCGGCCCGGCTCCGTCGCTTCGAGCGCGTCCCCGAGGCGCTCGGCACCAACCCCGCGGGGCTCGGTGCGACGGTGGCGCGCGTCCTCGACGCGGCCGCGTGGCTCGGTGCGCACGACGACGCGGCACTGGCGTCGGCGCACCTGCGGGTCGCCGGGGACGTCACCGAGGAGCGGCACTACTGGCCCGGCAACGACGACCCGACCGTGATCACCCTGGTGCAGGGCGGCGGGTTCGGTCGGCGCGTGGACGCGGACACGGCGCTCGCCGCGTTCGTCGGGGCCTGCGACGGCGAACTGTCGGTCGCGGCGATCGTCGCCGCCATCGCGCAGATCACCGGGGTCGACGGCGACGCACTGTCGGCCGACCTGCTGCCGCGGGTGCGGGACCTGGTGCTGGACGGCCTGCTGCTCGCGCCGACGTCCTGA
- a CDS encoding site-specific tyrosine recombinase XerD: protein MPLDRAVETYLRHVAIERGLSQHTVSAYRRDLAVFADWLQGAPTVDSAGADRAGGAAASADVARLTRADVAGFVGHLTSRPEGPLAPRSVARMLSSVRSFTAFAAAEGWMPLDPSTAVRPPKAAARLPKAITVDEVERLLEAAGSTDDDDPVRLRDRALLELLYATGARISEAVGLSVDDLATLADVEGSDGGGGVLGADVVDDDEPRATDRSGVADVAVVKVTGKGNKQRIVPLGSYARAAVDAYLVRARPVFAARGSGTPALFLGARGARLSRQSAWLVIQTAAERADLAAHVSPHTFRHSFATHLLEGGADVRVVQELLGHASVATTQIYTLVTADALRDVYQTAHPRARR, encoded by the coding sequence ATGCCCCTGGACCGTGCCGTGGAGACCTACCTCCGGCACGTCGCGATCGAGCGGGGCCTGTCGCAGCACACGGTGTCGGCGTACCGGCGTGACCTCGCCGTGTTCGCGGACTGGTTGCAGGGGGCGCCGACGGTCGACTCCGCCGGGGCCGACCGTGCCGGTGGGGCTGCGGCGTCGGCGGACGTCGCCCGGCTCACCCGTGCCGACGTCGCCGGGTTCGTCGGGCACCTGACCAGCCGACCGGAGGGGCCGCTCGCGCCGCGGTCCGTCGCCCGGATGCTCAGCTCGGTGCGGTCGTTCACGGCCTTCGCGGCTGCCGAGGGGTGGATGCCGCTCGACCCGTCGACGGCGGTCCGACCGCCGAAGGCCGCGGCGCGCCTCCCGAAGGCGATCACGGTGGACGAGGTGGAGCGGCTCCTCGAGGCCGCCGGCTCGACCGACGACGACGACCCGGTCCGCCTGCGGGACCGGGCGCTGCTCGAGCTGCTGTACGCGACGGGTGCCCGGATCTCGGAGGCGGTCGGGCTGTCGGTGGACGACCTGGCGACGCTCGCCGACGTCGAGGGCAGCGACGGTGGCGGCGGTGTCCTCGGCGCGGACGTCGTGGACGACGACGAGCCGCGTGCCACCGACCGCTCCGGCGTCGCGGACGTCGCCGTGGTGAAGGTCACCGGCAAGGGCAACAAGCAGCGCATCGTCCCGCTCGGCAGCTACGCCAGGGCCGCGGTCGACGCGTACCTGGTGCGGGCGCGGCCGGTGTTCGCAGCACGGGGCTCCGGGACGCCCGCGCTGTTCCTCGGCGCACGGGGAGCCCGGCTGTCCCGGCAGAGCGCCTGGCTCGTGATCCAAACCGCGGCCGAGCGGGCGGATCTGGCCGCGCACGTGTCGCCGCACACCTTCCGGCACTCGTTCGCCACGCACCTGCTCGAGGGCGGTGCCGACGTCCGGGTGGTGCAGGAGCTCCTCGGGCACGCGAGCGTCGCGACCACGCAGATCTACACGCTCGTGACGGCGGACGCGCTCCGGGACGTGTACCAGACGGCACACCCGCGGGCGCGGCGGTAG
- a CDS encoding ASCH domain-containing protein — protein MPALPEAVPEAWAFGATPEQADGLLELVLRGIKDGTASSMWDYEATGEPLPEVGELSVVLDGRGEPRAVIETTDLRVVPFDQVDAEHARAEGEGDRTLEHWRAVHERYWREHSENDRGFEPDMPVLCERFRLLWPMPTDRT, from the coding sequence ATGCCCGCGCTGCCCGAGGCGGTCCCGGAGGCGTGGGCCTTCGGCGCGACCCCGGAGCAGGCCGACGGACTGCTCGAGCTGGTCCTGCGCGGCATCAAGGACGGGACGGCGTCGTCGATGTGGGACTACGAGGCGACCGGCGAGCCGCTGCCCGAGGTCGGCGAGCTCAGCGTGGTCCTCGATGGCCGTGGCGAACCGCGGGCCGTGATCGAGACGACCGACCTCCGGGTCGTGCCGTTCGACCAGGTCGACGCCGAGCACGCCCGCGCCGAGGGGGAGGGCGACCGCACGCTCGAGCACTGGCGCGCGGTGCACGAGCGCTACTGGCGTGAGCACTCCGAGAACGACCGCGGGTTCGAACCGGACATGCCGGTGCTGTGCGAGCGCTTCCGGCTGCTCTGGCCGATGCCGACCGACCGGACCTAG
- a CDS encoding NUDIX hydrolase: protein MTDAPIADEPASYPVTESTVVYEGAVWDVRRDVVDYDGHDMVREYIDHTGAVAVFAEDDEGRVLVIQQYRHPVGLRDWELPAGLLDHAGEDHLEAAKRELGEEADVAADHWEPLVRYNTSSGGSDEFIQVYRARGIRDTESAFEREAEEADIVKRWVPREELVAAVLAGRVHNSALIVSTLAADAIERRRADEGGSGR from the coding sequence GTGACTGACGCACCGATCGCCGACGAACCCGCCTCCTACCCGGTCACCGAGTCGACCGTCGTGTACGAGGGCGCGGTGTGGGACGTCCGCCGCGACGTCGTCGACTACGACGGGCACGACATGGTGCGCGAGTACATCGACCACACCGGCGCCGTCGCCGTGTTCGCCGAGGACGACGAGGGCCGCGTCCTCGTCATCCAGCAGTACCGGCACCCGGTCGGCCTGCGCGACTGGGAGCTGCCCGCGGGCCTGCTCGACCACGCGGGCGAGGACCACCTCGAGGCCGCGAAGCGCGAACTCGGCGAGGAAGCCGACGTCGCGGCGGACCACTGGGAGCCCCTCGTCCGGTACAACACCTCGTCGGGCGGCAGCGACGAGTTCATCCAGGTCTACCGGGCGCGGGGGATCCGTGACACCGAGAGCGCCTTCGAGCGCGAGGCCGAGGAAGCCGACATCGTGAAGCGGTGGGTGCCGCGCGAGGAACTCGTCGCGGCGGTCCTCGCGGGGCGGGTGCACAACTCGGCGCTGATCGTCTCGACCCTCGCGGCTGACGCGATCGAACGTCGCCGTGCGGACGAGGGCGGGTCCGGCCGGTGA
- a CDS encoding TIGR02611 family protein produces the protein MDGDTHERPDAVVRAEAQQTDDRPHRFRWFRDLRTWIHARPGLHLFYKVLVGIVGGLVVVIGLILVPLPGPGWLVVFIGLTILASEFHFFHRIITWLRALLHRFWDWAKRHGPQWLRNAADRGKADVDAAHADAHRSTGVRAGQRPNPRANQARPGH, from the coding sequence ATGGACGGCGACACCCACGAGCGACCCGATGCGGTCGTGCGTGCCGAGGCCCAGCAGACCGACGACCGACCCCACCGCTTCCGGTGGTTCCGCGACCTCCGGACGTGGATCCACGCGCGGCCCGGGCTGCACCTGTTCTACAAGGTGCTCGTCGGGATCGTCGGCGGTCTCGTCGTCGTGATCGGCCTGATCCTCGTCCCGCTGCCCGGGCCCGGGTGGCTCGTGGTGTTCATCGGTCTGACGATCCTGGCGAGTGAGTTCCACTTCTTCCACCGGATCATCACGTGGCTCCGCGCACTGCTGCACCGCTTCTGGGACTGGGCGAAGCGGCACGGGCCGCAGTGGCTCCGGAACGCCGCCGACCGGGGCAAGGCGGACGTCGACGCCGCACACGCCGACGCGCACCGGAGCACCGGGGTGCGGGCGGGGCAACGGCCGAACCCGCGGGCGAACCAGGCGCGCCCCGGGCACTGA
- a CDS encoding DUF2510 domain-containing protein — protein MTLPAAGWFPDPRDASRLRWWDGHAWGAATRMTPARPGPAVPTVAAPVGPSFSVQDGPLHTGSWASGATSPGAGIAATAAVVLALLSVAWNPLGLVSLLALVAGVLGIGRHASDGGLRVLARSLAASAVVIAVGTGAVAASAQYHLF, from the coding sequence GTGACACTGCCGGCCGCAGGCTGGTTCCCGGACCCGCGCGACGCCAGCCGTCTGCGCTGGTGGGACGGTCACGCCTGGGGCGCCGCGACGCGGATGACCCCGGCTCGTCCGGGGCCGGCGGTCCCGACCGTCGCCGCACCCGTCGGACCGTCGTTCTCGGTGCAGGACGGGCCGCTGCACACGGGGTCCTGGGCGTCGGGTGCCACCTCGCCGGGTGCCGGCATCGCCGCGACCGCAGCGGTCGTGCTCGCGCTCCTGTCGGTCGCGTGGAACCCGCTCGGTCTGGTGAGCCTCCTCGCGCTGGTCGCCGGCGTGCTCGGGATCGGGCGGCACGCGAGCGACGGCGGCCTGCGCGTGCTGGCGCGGAGCCTCGCGGCGAGCGCCGTGGTCATCGCTGTCGGGACGGGCGCCGTGGCGGCGTCCGCGCAGTACCACCTGTTCTGA